In Gammaproteobacteria bacterium, a single window of DNA contains:
- a CDS encoding hypothetical protein (Evidence 5 : Unknown function), with the protein MRLRCPAELGRGFPIRSIQQAIKNAGHILEYLPPYSPDFNPIEHKWAQLKAIRKRERCTTGEVFANYA; encoded by the coding sequence ATGAGGTTGCGTTGTCCGGCAGAGCTAGGTAGGGGGTTTCCGATAAGGTCTATTCAACAAGCCATCAAAAATGCGGGCCATATTCTGGAATATTTACCCCCTTATTCGCCAGATTTCAATCCCATCGAACATAAGTGGGCGCAATTAAAGGCGATTCGTAAAAGAGAACGCTGTACTACCGGGGAAGTCTTCGCAAATTATGCGTAA
- a CDS encoding hypothetical protein (Evidence 5 : Unknown function) has translation MSRLDRHSFRRQSLGLEKHPRVTRFRFSSCRLPFGGLVESQTFQPAERNGFR, from the coding sequence TTGTCCCGTCTCGACCGTCATTCCTTTCGTCGTCAGAGCCTGGGACTGGAGAAGCATCCCAGGGTGACTCGCTTTCGCTTCTCTTCTTGTCGGCTGCCTTTCGGCGGGCTGGTTGAATCTCAAACTTTTCAGCCAGCGGAGCGGAATGGATTCCGCTAG
- a CDS encoding transposase translates to MRRFPIRSIAHVASKEAAVVADTMISLLKPFADHVHTITTDNGKEFSQHQRIAKELNAGFYFAHPYSSWERGANENMNGLIRQFFPKKMSLKFIPEKLIQRAKDFLNHRPRKCLGFKTPFEVFNNELQSINPPVALQG, encoded by the coding sequence ATGAGGAGGTTTCCGATAAGGTCTATTGCCCATGTGGCTAGCAAAGAGGCCGCTGTTGTGGCGGACACGATGATTTCCTTACTCAAGCCTTTCGCTGATCATGTTCACACTATCACGACCGACAACGGCAAGGAGTTTTCTCAACATCAACGAATCGCCAAGGAACTGAATGCGGGGTTCTATTTCGCACACCCATATTCCTCTTGGGAACGTGGCGCCAATGAGAATATGAATGGACTAATCCGCCAGTTCTTTCCAAAGAAGATGAGTCTTAAATTCATCCCTGAAAAACTTATCCAGAGGGCAAAGGATTTCCTAAATCACCGGCCACGGAAATGCCTCGGGTTCAAAACTCCTTTTGAAGTGTTCAATAATGAGTTACAATCGATTAACCCACCCGTTGCACTTCAAGGTTGA
- the ubiT gene encoding Ubiquinone biosynthesis accessory factor UbiT has product MVESTPSSHSTPLFPSLLAAPLGLIPTVVHSAALAFALNRVFARQIREGEMGFLRGRIVAIEVRDARLNFRLTLSDGQLIAADRGTPDLVIGGSVYDLLLLATGREDPDTLFFQRRLSLDGDTELGLYVKNFLNGQDPQEVFPSPIRLVLPHLAPLYDRLFGKK; this is encoded by the coding sequence ATGGTCGAATCGACTCCTTCGTCGCATAGCACGCCCTTGTTTCCGTCGCTGCTCGCTGCCCCACTGGGACTTATTCCGACGGTGGTTCACTCGGCAGCCCTAGCCTTCGCCCTTAACCGTGTCTTTGCACGTCAGATTCGCGAGGGGGAGATGGGTTTTCTGAGGGGGCGCATCGTTGCTATTGAAGTGCGTGATGCGCGATTGAACTTTCGGTTGACTCTTTCTGATGGTCAATTAATTGCTGCCGATAGAGGTACTCCTGATCTTGTGATTGGAGGTTCGGTCTACGATCTGTTGTTGCTTGCTACGGGTCGTGAGGATCCTGATACTCTATTCTTCCAGCGTCGCCTTTCGTTGGACGGTGATACTGAGCTGGGGCTCTACGTAAAGAACTTTCTTAATGGTCAGGACCCCCAGGAGGTCTTTCCTTCCCCCATACGGTTGGTCTTACCTCACTTGGCACCGCTGTACGATCGTTTATTTGGAAAGAAGTAA